A portion of the Hoplias malabaricus isolate fHopMal1 chromosome 1, fHopMal1.hap1, whole genome shotgun sequence genome contains these proteins:
- the slc16a12a gene encoding monocarboxylate transporter 12-B, whose translation MTEGEKRSVAPDGGWGWVIIAGCFLTTICTRAITRCISIFFVEFHTHFSSDYSSTAWIPSLVDCTTMLCAPLGSYLANHLSCRVAVMVGGLLSSVGLVLSSFASSLEFLYLSLGILTGLGFALSYTPAISMVGIYFSERKALAYGIAMSGSGIGTVVLAPVVQILIDSYSWRGAVLILGGLVSHLCVCGALMRPLSSNKQSVTPVLADSELTGSADSKTLCEMALSKNKAGENRDKKGCIIIPSLVEYSFLLIPDFLLLSVSFLFLAFGCNVPFVYIVPYSLSIGFSHQLATLLMSVLGVMGIVGNITFGWISDRKFLRRYRVVSYLVAVGLEGLSCLFVPLFRSFPLLLPFVICYGYFDGAYVALLPVVISDTVGPTHLSSALGVVYFLHAIPYLISPPIGGWLLDNTGSYTAVFLLCGSSLICSASVLAVVTVAQCCNRRSFISSISGD comes from the exons ATGACTGAAGGAGAGAAGCGTTCTGTTGCTCCTGATGGAGGATGGGGATGGGTGATCATCGCTGGATGCTTTCTCACCACCATCTGCACCCGGGCCATCACCAG GTGTATATCCATCTTCTTTGTGGAGTTTCACACACATTTCTCCAGTGATTATTCCAGCACTGCATGGATTCCTTCGCTGGTGGACTGCACTACGATGCTGTGTG CTCCTCTGGGCAGTTATTTAGCGAATCATTTGTCCTGCAGAGTTGCAGTGATGGTTGGAGGACTACTATCTTCTGTTGGACTTGTCCTTAGCTCCTTTGCCTCCAGCCTGGAGTTCCTCTACCTGTCCTTAGGCATTCTCacag GTCTAGGCTTTGCACTGAGTTACACTCCTGCCATCTCCATGGTGGGTATCTACTTTAGTGAGAGGAAAGCCCTCGCGTACGGCATCGCAATGTCTGGCAGTGGCATTGGGACCGTTGTGCTTGCTCCTGTGGTGCAGATACTTATTGATTCTTATTCCTGGAGGGGTGCAGTCCTCATTTTAGGGGGTCTAGTCTCTCACTTGTGTGTCTGTGGGGCTCTTATGAGACCCCTGAGTAGCAACAAGCAA TCAGTTACACCAGTGCTAGCCGACTCTGAGCTAACTGGCTCAGCTGACTCAAAGACTCTATGTGAAATGGCCCTCAGCAAAAACAAAGCAGGAGAAAACAGAGACAAGAAAGGATGCATTATCATTCCATCTTTAGTAGAATACAGCTTCCTTTTGATACCTGACTTCCTGCTGTTGTCTGTGTCCTTCCTGTTCCTGGCATTTGGTTGCAATGTGccatttgtttacattgttcCTTATTCTCTGAGCATTGGATTCAGCCACCAACTTGCCACCCTCCTCATGTCTGTGCTGGGAGTGATGGGAATTGTTGGTAACATCACGTTCGGCTGGATCTCAGACAGAAA GTTTTTGAGGAGATACCGAGTTGTGAGCTATTTGGTCGCAGTGGGACTTGAAGGACTAAGTTGTCTCTTTGTTCCACTGTTCAGGAGCTTTCCGCTGCTTCTTCCCTTCGTTATTTGTTATGGCTACTTTGATGGTGCCTATGTGGCTCTGCTCCCTGTGGTGATTTCTGACACTGTAGGCCCCACCCACTTGTCCTCAGCTCTGGGGGTAGTCTACTTCCTGCATGCCATTCCCTACCTCATCAGCCCACCAATTGGAG GTTGGCTGCTGGATAATACAGGCTCATATACAGCAGTGTTTCTCCTCTGTGGATCATCTTTAATCTGCAGTGCCTCCGTTCTAGCAGTGGTCACAGTGGCTCAATGCTGCAATAGAAGGTCTTTCATCTCTTCAATCTCAGGAGATTGA